ATCTACTGCGAGGTTTTAATTGAAGGCAACTTGGTAGGAACTTTATCTGATCGGACTGAATAAGCTTTGAATAGAGCCATGCCCTACTACACAAGGCAGGAGGCATGGCCTCGCCGTGACACAACAGCCCAATCCTGATAATCAACATTCTTTTTATTACCgtgtattacattttattactgTGTATCTGTCCTGAGGAGTGCGTGTATAGATCATCCATTAAGGTTTGTCCAAAGTCTTCGGGACATCAAATTCTGTTAAACGTGCACTTTCCTGTGCTCCTTTGTTGGTTCTTGATGTGGGAAATGTAATAGTGGTCAAAGATCACAATATTTTCTTAACTTTATTGTTGTTGAATAGGATGTAATGTAACTGTTGTGTGTATAATCACACTGGGTGTTTTCTCTTTGGTTTATGTTCACGCATTGGTGAATGGATTGTTCTTACATTATGACCCAAATGTGCCATTTTGTAATTATGTTAATGTAATCTCAGTCTTAATTGAAATAATACAAAGATATGAATACCATCATTATTGTTAGAGCCTGCTTGCCATctgaccttgcacaattcaaccaaaaaaaggaaaatgacttCCCTgactcagcactaagaaaaagcttGTGATGTCATAATCATGaaacaatgaatcaataaaaCCAAGAATAACAAATGTAAGTTTTTCTTTCCAATATTTTGAGTTGTTCGGTATCAGTTTCTCTTCACCCAGCCGccttttgtcaaattaaaaacacagcaCGTCAAGGCCCGCGTGTTAGATGGAGGCGAAACAAAGTCAAGAATGGAGGCCAACAGTGAACGCAGCCGCTAAAGTTACACATCAACAACGTCGTCTTGCTGCGTTCTGGCTTGAGAGAATTGATATTGCATTAGTTTTTGGATGATGTGCTGGGGCCACAGCATCAGCACAGCATTTCAGAGATCATAAATAATTCCTCCATAATGGTTTAGCTTAGAGCTCTGATAACCACCTCAGACGTCACTGCTGCTGCACCACTCAGTCTCAACCAATGGGGAAGTTGAGATAAACGAATACGAATAATCTTTTAGATGGATGAAGACATCACCAGCTGTTGTGCTCATCctttgcaaacatttctaaatcaTCTTGAAACCATCAAAGCAGACTAGTGGACAGCTGGCAAATCCAAATTTCATTTAATAACACTGAAAACAATCATAATAAAGTTGCCAATTATCAGGcaatagaaatgtgtttttccacacTGTGACAAGTGTGAGTTGATTTGTCATAGCTTGGGTTAATTTGAGAATTTTAGAAGGTGATTTAGGGATTAGGGATTTCATCGGTGAACTGTTTCACTCTCAGAGACTCTTGTTTGCGCACAAAGTGTTTAAGCAGAAGAGCACACCTAGTGATAGAAACTATAATACACGTAGTAACCTTTAGGATTGGAAGTTTGTGCGATAGTAGTTATTACATTAGCATGTTGGATAAAATACTTGCAATATAGATCATCCACAATTTATAGTCTTTTAAGTCATATAATTACTGTACACACTAACATCCTGGCACAATGTAACGTTATAACCGGGAGGAAGGACTAATCCTGCCTTCTCCCAAATCTCTTACATAATAACGACATGCTATTCATACAGTTCagtatattaattaataaatacaaaacaattttccgtaataaataaataaattcatattttaatatatatatattgaggtGCCCCTATGAGCCTAGTTTTTTggggaaagaccaactcaaaagccccacaaaacatcactcaatgattcatttggtaGTGATAAGACTGGCTTTGCATAACAACCTGGTTAACCTGTAACCTTAAGGTTTCTTAGTAAATGTCACAGTGACTAAGCGCTtcgcctttttattttttagaaacgAAGACGCGTTTGGGCGCAGCTCTATATGGAGATGTTAAGGTAACTCCATTTACATGTCACCACAAAGGTAACTTCATGTCACCACAAAGGTAATTTCATGTCATCACAAAGAGATCATGGGATACATTAGTGTTAACTACCAAAGGGGCCACTCTTAATTGCCCCCCCCTGCCTTGGTATTGAAAGTGCTCTGCGGCGTGAGAGAGGAAAGTTAGGTTAGGAAGTTAGGAAGAAGAAGCTATTCCATCTCCACATGAGCCCCACGGCTCACGCAGTGCGCACCAACAACCACCTGGAGGAACGCCGTTGTCCTTCTGCAGCCATTGCTACATGACTATTATAAAACATGTTACATGTTACAATGTATTTCACActaccacctcccccccccccccacccccccaccgccacAAAAAACTGTGCCAATCAGATAGCCCACACCTATAATTAAAGGtctgggtgtgtttttgtttttttaacctctgTGTAATTAGAGGAGGTCTTGATTTTCAAAAGATAATCCAACATCCGTCATTCCGTCATATATTTCATTTGAACTTTTCTCTTTGTTCTATTGTTCCCTTTACCGTGaacagtttttttattattcagagtTAAAAGAATGGTTTCTACCTGTACTTCTTGGGCAGTTGCTAATAGACTAATACATGGTACTAATGTACAACTACATCCTGACAGAATATGAGAAGAGAAATTGGGCTGGAATAGCAAACTCCTGGTGTCTAAAAATAAAGTTAGACACACCAATTTTAGTACTATTTAAAGATAACCACTACCATAACAGCCTAAGCTAAAGTGACCAATAGTAGAAAAATCCAGTGCTGGATAAAGATATGGGAATTACCAAAAAAACCTTGATAACCAACATAATTTTTACATTTGGTTTAAACAGTATTTTAGTAGCTTTAGTAGTGCAACCAATGGCCTTCACAAGCCACATCATTCGTCAATAGGGTCCACCTGTCTGCAATTTAATCGCAGTATTAATTCTCAGTATTGTTCTGAGAAGGcttcagagttggttgaacagCATTACTGAACTAAGGGCCTCGCGGAGACCAAATTgtccaaatgtaaaacattaaataaaatcacTCATTAGTCAGAACTGTGAACGGTGGGACATTGCGTCGATCGTTTTAGACCGAAAGACCACATCAGTAATCAAAATTCTTTCAACCTGGAACCATGAACGCTTTTTCAAACTCTGTTGCCGGCATTAAAACGTAGACGAGGATCTGACAGAGTTCAAAACAAGCATCAGAATGAGGAAGGAAGATGACTCTGAACATGCCTGACAGGCTGGCTTGAGTTTTGCAGGAAATTTTGACTGGGAAATTCATGTACAACCTTATAGGGTATATACAGACAATAGTCAAAAATGGCGGTTGAACTCCGAATGCCATGACCGCATTGTTTGGCACTCCTGTCACTCACCATTGGCCCAGGCTCTCCAAACTTGGACTTGAAAAGGGGAGGTTTCAGGATTCCGATGTAATTGGGGAATGTAAACGTATCACTGTGACCTACATATTTGCTGCGGCTCAACCATATAAAGCATAGCTGCATGTCATCTGTCAGTCACTAGACACAGCGGAGACAGTGCATGCTCACCTTTCACCTTCTGTAAGTTTACCTTTTACTTTGCTCCTAACCATCCATTTTTAacttatttccttttttgtgctATGCATATTGCTATACCTGTATAAAACGCAGGGAtactgtgtgtggggggtttgTGCTGAGCAGCATGTCCTTCCTTCTTTAGAGCTATAAAGTTGGCGTTCCACAGTTGTATTgtacatatttcttttaattctcGTCAAATAATTGTACAATTTGAATGTTAATCTGGGTGAGAATGGTAAATGTCTCTTAAATATTTTGATGGTGAATTTTCAATAAGAATCCAATGCTTCTCTTTTAGCGCATCCACATCGTGTCAAAATGGGAAAGCTCACACTAACTGCAGGTAAGGTCTTTTGGTTTTAGTTAAATCAATAACCAAATTAATTGAACTTTTTGTCTCAGTTGTAGTTAAATTGAAAGAAATGTATTCTATAATATTCAGAAtccacacacaacacagtgtTGATTAtcaagaatataaaaaaaacttgttaaatgttaaacttaATTCTAATCCAATGTAATTTTGGTGAccatacaaatatttgagaGTATCATTGACCATGCCAAAAAATACCAAATTGTAAAACTGCAGACCTAGCAGATGAAAGTGAGAATACCTGTGTTCATTTGTTAAATTAGCTTTTGTTTATATTTGGGAGGACTGAGCTCAAGCCATTCATGTACAACCTTACATGGTATATATTGACAATAGTCAAAAATAGTAGTTGAACTCCAAAAGCCATGATCGATTttaaatttgcatttgtttagATTTGGGAGGACTGAGCTCAGGCCCACAGAATTGGGGCTGGCCATCAAATGTCATGGTTCAATCTGGGCTTTCAGTTCCATGAAAAAAGTGCACGTTTTATCTGAATAGATTGCCACGGTTACTTATGCTCAACACCTATTCTTTGGAACAGGTATGTTAGAGGTGAAATATCCGCTCACATTAAGGCAATAGCTGGTATCTggcaaggcaaggcaattttatttgtatagcacatttcaacaacatttcaaagtgcttcacataaaactatTAAGAtcatccaaacataaagcaaggagatGTACAAACAGTTAAGAACATAGAAAAACAGTTAAAGGATAAAAAAGACGTTAAAAGATGTAAAGTATAGCCTTTAAAATAAAGCCTGTTTTGAAGTTCAGATTCATAATTACAACGTCTGTCTTTATAAATGTCACATTGGACCTGGAGATTTGTTTTGCGGCACCTGCGCTGCACACTCTCTTTTCCCTATTCTGGCCAAGCGGTTTAGTAGTCATCACTAATATTTTCTACTTTTGAATTGAAGCTCATTGACAGGGATGCAGGAGAGAGCTAATGTGGAGAAAAACTTTTGTATGAATAGTTCACTGGTGCTTTCAGTAATAGAACGCTTCTTCACAAACTTAGTCTGGATATCTTTGTGCAAGGAGATTgcgtgcaaaaaaaaatgcagaactTATCACGTTAATATTACACaattgaaaaaagtaaaagtcataattCAGACTAAAGTTAACAGTTTAAacatacacatgcaaaaaaGACAGTCTGCAACTGTAAGAATGTATAATCAGTAGATTTTTAATATCACTGCTTCATCTAATTATATTGATCTATTGGGACCTTAATGAAGAGCTGATACTGTATCTGTTAATTTACGCATTAACATAGTGGGTTTCTTGTGCCATTTGAAATCATGTTACTTTCAAGGCAGGAAGtaaaaacacatgaaaccaaaccgtgacaccttcttttttgtccaaaaTGATAGATTAATCTTGGCTTTTGCAGGCTTAATTTTTGTGATCGGTCTGATGCTGTAGTCAATTTCAATTTTAAGTTAACAGGCTCATTGTCAGATTAGAAACCCTGGTTTGATATAAAAAGTTGACAACCAGCTTCATGGTGCTGCTTAGCGGGATTGAAATTGTTAAGGTAAATAAGGTAAGCCAAACATGCCCCAGGGATGTTGAACAACATCTTGGCACAGTTTGAACTTAGTTTAAACTTAAGTATTAAGTATTGGATTAAGTTTTAACACGTGTGTCACTTTCCAGGTCTCTGTTTGATCTTCGCCAGCTTGGGTAAGTTTACGACATGTAAAAATCATGATCGACAAAATTGCTATTAAATCAATTATGTCTTTGACATAATGGAGTAGTGGATTAGTAGTTTAATCATGTATACGATTCAATGCTATTATCTTTATTGTATTCTTGTATTGTTTTCACTTTATTACGTTTATACACCAATGTTAGTTATAAAGCAATTAATACTGATGTGACAATGATTATTTTAGGTGTACCTGGCCATGCGAGACATCTCGGAGGTTACAAAGTAGGATATGGAAACCCCTGTTATGGAAGACAAGATGGGAAATACCCAAACCCCAATGATCCACATTCGTTTTACAACTGTGTTTGGGGACACACCTACGTCCAAAAATGCCCCAAAAATTTGGTGTATAAGCATTCTATAACTACTTGTTACTATCCCGGATCATCTGAAACCAGCAGTACTTCTGATGAAACTACCACTAGTCCTCCCACAgcagctcccatgaccaccaccagtcctcacaccgcagctcccatgaccaccaccagtcctcccaccgcagctcccatgaccaccaccagtcctcccaccgcagctcccatgaccaccaccaaTCCTCCCACCgcagctcccatgaccaccaccagcCCTCCCACCGCAGCTCCCATGaacaccaccagtcctcccaccacagctcccatgaccaccaccagtcctcccaccacagctcccatgaccaccaccagtcctcccaccacagctcccatgaccaccaccagtcctcccaccacaactcccatgaccaccaccagtcctcccaccacagctcccttgaccaccaccagtcctcccaccacagctcccatgaccaccaccagtcctcccaccacagctcccatgaccaccaccactcctcccaccacagctcccgtgaccaccaccagtccttccacgactaccaccagtcctcccatcACAcctcccatgaccaccaccagtcctcccaccacagctcccatgaccaccaccagttCTCCCACGACCACCActagtcctcccaccacagctcccatgaccaccaccagtcctcccaccacagctcccatgaccaccaccagtcctcccaccacagctcccatgaccaccaccagtcttCCAACGACCACCACCAATCCTCCCACGACCACCActagtcctcccaccacagctcctacgaccaccaccagtcctcccaccacagctcccgtgaccaccaccagtcctctcACCACAACCCCCGGGACCACCatcagtcctcccaccacaacttcCGTGAcaaccaccagtcctcccaccacaacctccgtgactaccaccagtcctcccaccacaactcccatgactaccaccagtcctcccaccacagctccaatgactaccaccagtcctcccaccacagcccccttgaccaccaccagtcctcccacgaccaccaccagtcctcccaccacagctcccatgaccaccaccagtcctcccacaacAACCACTAGTCTttccaccacagctcccatgaccaccaccagtccttccaccacagctcccatgaccaccaccagtcctcccacaacCACCACTAGtcttcccaccacagctcccatgaccaccaccagtcctcccaccacagctcccatgaccaccaccagtcctcccacaacCACCACTAGtcttcccaccacagctcccatgaccaccatcagtcctcccaccacagctcccattaccaccaccagtccttccacgaccaccaccagtcctcccaccacaactcccatgaccaccaccagtcctcccaccacagctcccaataccaccaccagtcctcccacgaccaccaccagtcctcccaccacaactcccgtgaccaccaccagtcctcccaccacagctcccatgactaccaccagtcctcccaccacaactcccgtgaccaccaccagtcctcccaccacagctcccacgactaccaccagtcctcccaccacagctcccatgaccaccaccagtcctcccacgaCCACCActagtcctcccaccacagctcccatgaccaccaccagtcctcccaccacagctcccatgaccaccaccagtcctcccacgaCCACCACTAGTCCTCCcacgaccaccaccagtcctcccacgaCCACCActagtcctcccaccacagctcccacgaccaccaccagtcctcccaccacagctcccatgaccaccaccagtcctcccaccacaactcccgtgaccaccaccagtcctcccaccacaactcctgtgaccaccaccagtcctcccaccgcAGCTCCCgtgactaccaccagtcctcccaccacagctcccatgactaccaccagtcctcccaccacagctcccttGACCACCACAAGTCCTCCcacgaccaccaccagtcctcccaccacagctcccatgaccaccaccagtcctcccaccacagctcccatgaccaccaccagtgCTCCCACAACCACCACTAGtcttcccaccacagctcccatgaccaccaccagtcctcccactacagctcccatgaccaccaccagtcctcccacaacCACCACTAGtcttcccaccacagctcccatgaccaccaccagtcctcccaccacaactcctgtgaccaccaccagtcctcccaccacagctcccatgactaccaccagtcctcccaccacagctcccatgaccaccaccagtcctcccacgaccaccaccagtcctcccaccacagctcccttgaccaccaccagtcctcccacgaCCACCActagtcctcccaccacagctcccatgaccaccaccagtcctcccaccacagctcccatgaccaccaccagtcctcccacgaccaccaccagtcctcccaccacaactcccgtgaccaccaccagtcctcccaccacagctgccatgactaccaccagtcctcccaccacagctcccatgaccaccacccGTCCTCCCACtacagctcccatgaccaccaccagtcctcccaccacagctcccgtgaccaccaccagtcctcccaccacaactcctgtgaccaccaccagtcctcccactaCAACTTCCgtgactaccaccagtcctcccaccacaactcccatgactaccaccagtcctcccaccacagctcccacgACTACCActagtcctcccaccacagctcccacgaccaccaccagtcctcccaccacaactcccgtgaccaccaccagtcctcccaccacagctcccatgaccaccaccagtcctcccacaacCACCACTAGtcttcccaccacagctcccatgaccaccaccagttctcccaccacagctcccattaccaccaccagtccttccacgaccaccaccagtcctcccaccacaactcccatgaccaccaccagtcctcccaccacagctcccattaccaccaccagtcctcccacgaccaccaccagtcctcccaccacaactcccgtgaccaccaccagtcctcccaccacagctcccatgactaccaccagtcctccctccACAACTCccgtgaccaccaccagtcctcccaccacagctcccacgactaccaccagtcctcccaccacagctcccatgaccaccaccagtcctcccacaacCACCACTAGtcttcccaccacagctcccatgaccaccaccagtgCTCCCACAACCACCACTAGtcttcccaccacagctcccatgaccaccaccagtcctcccaccacagctcccatgaccaccaccagtcctcccacaacCACCACTAGtcttcccaccacagctcccatgaccaccaccagtcctcccaccacaactcctgtgaccaccaccagtcctcccaccacagctcccgtgaccaccaccagtcctcccaccacaactcctgtgaccaccaccagtcctcccaccacagctcccatgaccaccaccagtcctcccaccacagctcccatgaccaccaccagtcctcccacgaccaccaccagtcctcccaccacagctcccttgaccaccaccagtcctcccacgaccaccaccagtcctcccaccacaactcccgtgaccaccaccagtcctcccaccacagctgccatgactaccaccagtcctcccaccacagctcccatgaccaccacccGTCCTCCCACtacagctcccatgaccaccaccagtcctcccaccacaacttccgtgaccaccaccagtcctcccaccacaactcctgtgaccaccaccagtcctcccacaacAACTTCCgtgactaccaccagtcctcccaccacaactcccatgactaccaccagtcctcccaccacagctcccatgactaccaccagtcctcccaccacagctcccacgaccaccaccagtcctcccaccacaactcccgtgaccaccaccagtcctcccaccacagctcccatgactaccaccagtcctcccaccacagctcccatgactaccaccagtcctcccaccacaatttgatgactaccaccagtcctcccaccacaacttcCATGACTACTACCAGTATCAAgttaaagttacttgtccaagtcactgtgcgttactatttcGTCATTATTAGtcaaatacatatttgatttcttgcgtctctggtGAAGTTAAGTGAAGCCTCGTAGATGCGACATAATCAAATTCTGTTGTGCAAAAGTGTTTCTTCAATGCTTTAGGATGTGATACATGCAATAGTGGTTAAGCATCACATTATTTTCTTAACGTTATTGTTGTTGTACAGGATGTAATtatgtaattattgtgtgtataatccaattttttttcttttgttaatgtTTGTCTTGACACAAATGTGCCATATTGTAATGATATTTATGTGATATTTATTTCTCTCTGTCTAAATGGAAATATTACaatacgatacaatacatatataaaagaaacaatgaatcaataaaatagCACAAATATACCAGACTTATCATGGCAAGTTATTCTTTGCactattttttgttgttcttcattGGTTTTTCTTCAACTATTTGCTGTTTGTCAACAGCACGCCATGTGTTAGTCTGGAGGCAAAACAACGTGAAGAATAGAGGCCAACAGTGAACGCCACTTCAGAGTAGCGGCTAAATTTACACATCAACAATGTCATCTTCATACCTGCCACAGCCTGGTCCAATTCAACCTTCAACCTGCTACAGCTCGACCTATTGGTTCGCGGTTTGGACATGTTTCATCCGCTAAAACCTTCATGGCTTTTTCGGGTCACAATCATTTGTATTCCTCGCAGGTTTACACAGAACACTCTCATCCTTTTCTAACAGTGTAGGTACATTGGACTTCATCTCATCCTTCTGGTTTACCAAGACTTTTGGTCTTCCTACTTGGTGTGTAACAAAGCTTATTCCTTTGTACTCTTACATGCTATTGCAGCAGTTTAACGgttcctcctctttcatcttGACCAAACAATCAATGAAAGGGGACCACATGCAACATTTATGCACTGTCCTCAGACGTATCAttctcatgttgttcatctctGCAAATGTTCACCCAAACCCAGGGCCCGCTATTCATGGTCCCACCGTCTCTAAACCGTCGTTGAATGATTTTTGTGATCCTAAATCACTGGGTTCTCGACATGTCAATACCTGTAGTTTCTTGCCAAAACATTTAACATCTTGGCTGCACACTGCAAACGTTGATGTTCTGGCTGTCTCTGAAACATGGCTTAATAAAAGGTGTTTTGGATCTAGAAATCCGAATACCGGGCTACAATGTCTTCCGTCAGGATAGACCCTCCAAAGGTGGCGGCGTGGCTATATTTGTGAAAGACCATTTGCAATGTTCTGTGGTCGAGATCAGTCCCCAAGCAGTTTGAACTGTCAACAAATGTCACTATGTCTGCTGCTGTTTGCTATAGACCACCCTCTCCTCCAACATGCACATTAAGAGCTCTCGGTGAACTGTTGGCCCCTCACATTTCTTCTGAGTTCGTCCTTCTGCGTGACCTAACCTGAAATAGGATCAACCCCCCCTGATTTAGTTACTCAGCAATTTGATGCCTTAAACTTCTTTCAAATTGTATCTGAGCCAACCAGACATAATTTAAAATCACCGTCATCTGCCACACTGATAGATATTATTCTCACTTAAGCTCCATCAAACTACCAATCTGGAGTCTTCAGCCAAGATTTGAGTGACCTCTGCGCCATGGCATGCGTTCGCTCCGGCCTCGCTGTCAAACGTCCGCCGGTGATTGTGACCAAGCGCTCACTGAAacactttcagtcggctcaggccctaattattGCACAGCTTCATATAAATCtgtattattaaaatgataataCAGATTTAGCTACTAAGCAATGTTGCTTAGTAGCTATTAAAAAACCAAATTAAAAATGGCGTTCAActgattatttaaatgtaatttgtcaCATGTTGATAACATGAAAACTCTCACTATTAGATCATTTATAACTATTAAAAGACAGGAACACGTTGAGCTGAATATCCCTCTGCAATCCAAATTCCTCACAACATGAggcctgatgtttttttttctcctctccagcAGATGGAGCCGATTCCTTAACTTCCAGACTTTCCAGATGTGAGCACAGCAGTCCCACAGAACACCCTCATCCGTGTTATCGAGACATGCCTCGACGTCGACTTTGATCGTGCTGGAATGAATGCATCGTCAGTGTCCAATTAAATCTCCATACGCTAAAagaaacatttgctttttttcttcttccgttAATTTATTTCCGAACGCATCCAAGGCCAATGGCGTCTCCAGCTGTGTGGCTCTTAAGTACATACACAGAGACACTTAAGAGGGCCAGGGAGAAACGACAGGATGTGCGAGAGATAACAGTCGGGTGTTTAGGGAAATCACAGAGAGCTGCTACTCTGTTTAACTTCacaggacttttttttaaactctctgTGGCAATGAACAAAAAGGGAGCATGAATGATGAAAAACGGTCCTGCTTTATAACGCCTTCAGGTGTTTCACGCGTTTCCTGTGCTCCATATCAAAGTACACGTGTAGGTCCAAGTGTCCAACGTATAACCTCCatagtttttttgtattcatttctttcaaatatcAGGGGTTCACTAATTGGTGGTTTTATTGACTATAAAAAATATTgtataaccctaaccctatacCCAAAGATGAGTGCAAGTTGTTGAATAATACAATGACTCGGGCGTTTGAAGTCATCGATTGTTCAAAACGTGTTGCTTTTCCACCCAAAACCCTTTCAGAAGCCTCAGAGTTTTTTGCATTCACCTTCCATCacgtttaaaacacacagaacactTCTGGTTGCATCAAATAACATTTCGGCACCTCCGTGTGGtgcactttttttctctttgaaaatCAGAAATTAAGCTGTGCCATGCAtgcaaaagataaataaatggatggGTAAGAAAATACACGTGGTCTCAGTCCTCATTTCCAcgcagggggaagggggggaataCACGTTGGATGACAGTTACAGCGTTCTGAGCCAGACGTGATGAATAAAggcctct
This is a stretch of genomic DNA from Pungitius pungitius chromosome 7, fPunPun2.1, whole genome shotgun sequence. It encodes these proteins:
- the LOC119216170 gene encoding peritrophin-55-like, whose protein sequence is MEGDQPPKSRTAHPHRVKMGKLTLTAGLCLIFASLGVPGHARHLGGYKVGYGNPCYGRQDGKYPNPNDPHSFYNCVWGHTYVQKCPKNLVYKHSITTCYYPGSSETSSTSDETTTSPPTAAPMTTTSPHTAAPMTTTSPPTAAPMTTTSPPTAAPMTTTNPPTAAPMTTTSPPTAAPMNTTSPPTTSSHDHHQSSHDHH